A single window of Ananas comosus cultivar F153 linkage group 24, ASM154086v1, whole genome shotgun sequence DNA harbors:
- the LOC109728748 gene encoding B-box zinc finger protein 19-like, translating into MRTICDVCESAAAVLFCAADEAALCRPCDEKVHMCNKLASRHVRVGLADPNEVPRCDICENAPAFFYCEIDGTSLCLQCDMIVHVGGKRTHGRYLLLRQRVEFPGDKAGRIEDQSMQPKDQIENRREHNQVPSTIIRESMMNHKMSTDPGLDGSSNDHARNDSKMIDLNMRPARAHGQTSNTQTQGAECSNNHDSPGVVPSGPNERGASK; encoded by the exons ATGCGGACGATCTGCGATGTGTGCGAGAGCGCGGCGGCGGTGCTCTTCTGCGCCGCCGACGAGGCTGCGCTGTGCCGGCCCTGCGACGAGAAG GTGCACATGTGTAACAAGCTTGCTAGTCGACATGTACGAGTAGGACTTGCCGATCCCAATGAAGTTCCTCGCTGTGACATATGTGAAAATGCACCTG CTTTCTTTTATTGTGAGATAGATGGTACTTCACTTTGCCTTCAGTGCGATATGATTGTCCATGTTGGGGGGAAAAGAACCCATGGAAGATACCTCCTTTTGAGGCAAAGAGTTGAG TTTCCAGGAGATAAAGCAGGACGTATTGAAGATCAATCAATGCAACCAAAAGACCAAATTGAGAACAGGAGAGAACACAACCAGGTGCCCAGTACAATAATAAGAGAGTCAATGATGAATCACAAGATGTCTACTGATCCTGGCTTGGATGGCAGTAGTAATGATCATGCAAGAAATGATTCCAAAATGATCGACTTGAACATGAGGCCTGCTCGAGCTCATGGGCAGACTTCGAATACCCAG ACACAGGGAGCAGAGTGCAGTAATAACCACGACTCTCCAGGTGTGGTTCCTTCAGGTCCTAACGAAAGAGGTGCAAGTAAATAG
- the LOC109728695 gene encoding RRP12-like protein isoform X1, with protein sequence MDVDMDTRRSQTPEETADTFEDLAGADDDDLGSAVLVRHQSSPREDHQHLCAAVGAMAQTLKDQRIPLTPVAYFGATAASLDRLSRDPSAAAASDPVTTALLTFLSSVLPRVSAAVLRSKGPSVAESVVRILGFRSLPDGGVKSGLKCIAHLIAFGDKSNWSRLSPYYGVLLGFVTDHRPKVRKQSHASLRDVLQSFQKSAVLVPASEVITETFERFLLLAGGSSSSKTAASEEGPRGALEILHILNALKDCLPLMATKSVNMILGYFKRLLELHQPIVTKSILEILQSLCNYPTSEGNPELLLDLLCSLAVSASEENSADEMASIARLLHVGMKKVYYLNKQICTLKLPVIFTALGDILASGHEEAVFAAMEALKGLMHSCIDKSLVEHGISQIKARLQGLRAAPTVIEKICAILESFLGFQYNDVWDLSFHVLSSGFDILGEASCYLMANALKSLADIEKLPDEDFPYRKQLHECIGSAIGAMGPKEFLNVLHVQNISDANVWILPLLKQYTVGASLSFFVKEILKMISCIQENIPKLVEEDKLFSAKRAEGYIYSLWSLLPSFCNYACDTASSFGDLQNVLCDTLRNEPSLHGVVCSSLQILIQQNKGILSETKQKDTEPEDELSKHVSRAKSYYTKELAEGNLKAIRASSSKFLKVLYSIFLETSKDNGGSLQSTINEIASIADNKVIKKFFVDTMKELLEATQEAIKSKQIDDSSSKQIDDSSSMQIDALSSSKIMRRALLLDFAVSLLPGLGVKEIDLLFSAIKPAIEDEGLIQKKAYKILSVILKDSDQFVKRNLDVLLDLMIKSLTSCQFPSKRYRLQCLYYLIVYISKDSFEQRKRDIVSSFLTEILLALKEANKKTRNRAYDLLVEIGHACENGNNGGSRQKLQQLFSMVAGGLAGETPHMISAAIKGLARLTYEFSDLIGLAYNLLPSAFLLLQRKNREIVKANLGFIKVLVAKSKAEGLQEHLRDMVEGLFKWQDDTKNHFKAKIKLLLELLIRKCGLDAVKAVMPEEHMKLLTNIRKIKDRKERKTKSSDDGESLTARTSISRQSRWNHTRIFSDFGDEDGSDEGDAELGMAKSVNSSYRGSKAFSSRSTRKRKTAKSLAEELIDQSDGDPLDLLDPKTMRTALQSSSHTKRNRSSLDEPEIDPEGRLIVREEGSRPRKEKSFSSDQDLDTKSFLGSRSLVSTSTRGQKRRKTAESGWSYTGKEYTSKRASGDLKKKDKLEPYAYWPLDRKLLNRRAERKASARKGMASVMKKFTKKLEGTSATGALSVKEMKVRKKVKGSNKRK encoded by the exons ATGGACGTGGACATGGATACACGGAGATCCCAAACCCCCGAGGAGACGGCCGACACCTTCGAAGacctcgccggcgccgacgacgacgacctcGGCTCCGCCGTCCTCGTCCGCCACCAGAGCTCCCCGCGCGAGGACCACCAGCATCTCTGCGCCGCCGTGGGCGCCATGGCCCAAACCCTAAAGGACCAGAGGATCCCCCTCACCCCCGTCGCCTACTtcggcgccaccgccgcctccctcgACCGCCTCTCCCGcgacccctccgccgccgccgcctcggatCCCGTCACCACCGCCCTCCTCACCTTCCTCTCCTCCGTGCTCCCCAGGGTCTCCGCTGCTGTGTTGAGGAGCAAGGGGCCCTCGGTTGCCGAATCCGTGGTCCGGATTTTAGGGTTCCGGTCGCTGCCGGATGGCGGCGTGAAGAGTGGATTGAAGTGCATTGCTCATTTGATCGCGTTTGGGGATAAGTCGAATTGGTCGAGGTTATCCCCTTATTATGGAGTACTTCTTGGCTTCGTGACGGATCACCGGCCGAAG GTGAGAAAGCAGAGTCATGCATCTCTGCGGGATGTTCTTCAGAGTTTCCAAAAGTCAGCAGTTTTGGTACCAGCAAGTGAAGTGATCACTGAAACTTTTGAGCGATTTCTTTTACTTGCTGGTGGGTCAAGTTCTTCAAAAACAGCTGCATCAGAAGAAGGGCCTAGGGGGGCTTTGGAAATCTTGCATATTCTGAATGCCCTCAAGGATTGCCTTCCTCTTATGGCGACAAAATCAGTCAACATGATCTTGGGATACTTTAAACGGCTGTTGGAGTTGCATCAGCCCATTGTGACAAAAAGCATATTGGAGATTTTGCAGTCTCTTTGTAACTATCCAACATCAGAGGGTAATCCTGAATTGCTGTTAGATCTATTATGCTCTTTGGCAGTATCTGCCTCTGAGGAAAATTCGGCAGATGAGATGGCATCAATAGCACGTTTGTTGCATGTCGGTATGAAAAAAGTTTACTACCTGAACAAGCAAATATGCACTTTGAAGCTCCCAGTTATATTCACCGCTCTTGGAG aCATATTGGCAAGTGGGCATGAGGAAGCTGTGTTTGCTGCTATGGAGGCTTTGAAGGGTCTGATGCATTCTTGCATTGACAAAAGCTTGGTTGAGCATGGAATTAGCCAAATCAAGGCTAGACTACAAGGGTTAAGGGCTGCACCCACCGTTATTGAAAAGATTTGTGCTATCCTTGAAAGCTTCCTCGGTTTTCAGTATAATGATGTTTGGGACTTATCATTTCATGTTCTTTCCTCAGGGTTTGATATTCTAG GAGAAGCTTCATGCTATCTAATGGCCAATGCACTGAAGAGCCTTGCAGATATAGAAAAATTACCCGATGAAGATTTTCCTTACAGAAAGCAG CTTCATGAATGTATTGGGTCAGCCATTGGTGCTATGGGACCTAAGGAATTTTTAAATGTTTTACATGTACAAAATATATCGGACGCCAATGTATGGATTCTACCTTTACTAAAGCAATATACTGTTGGTGCCAGTTTAAGCTTTTTCGTGAAAGAGATTTTAAAAATGATTAGCTGCATTCAGGAGAACATTCCTAAG CTTGTTGAGGAGGATAAACTCTTCTCAGCTAAGAGGGCAGAAGGTTACATATATTCACTGTGGTCCTTATTGCCTTCTTTCTGCAACTATGCTTGTGATACTGCAAGTAGCTTTGGAGATCTTCAAAATGTATTATGTGATACACTCCGTAATGAGCCCAGCTTGCATGGGGTAGTGTGCTCCAGTCTTCAG ATTCTAATTCAACAGAACAAGGGCATACTCTCTGAAACAAAGCAAAAGGACACAGAGCCTGAGGATGAATTAAGCAAGCATGTGAGTAGAGCTAAGTCCTACTATACCAAAGAGTTGGCAGAGGGAAATTTAAAAGCCATACGAGCTTCTTCTTCAAAGTTTTTGAAAGTCTTATACTCTATATTCTTGGAAACTTCAAAAGACAATGGTGGAAGCTTGCAG TCCACCATCAATGAGATTGCTTCGATAGCAGACAACAAGGTAATCAAGAAATTCTTCGTGGATACCATGAAAGAACTATTGGAGGCGACTCAGGAAGCAATAAAGTCAAAGCAGATTGATGATTCCAGTTCAAAGCAGATTGATGATTCCAGTTCAATGCAAATTGACGCTTTGTCCAGCTCGAAAATTATGAGGAG GGCCCTCTTATTGGACTTTGCAGTTTCGCTTCTGCCTGGGCTGGGTGTAAAGGAGATTGATTTATTATTCAGTGCTATTAAACCAGCAATTGAG GACGAAGGTTTAATTCAGAAAAAAGCATACAAAATTCTTTCAGTTATACTCAAG GATTCTGATCAATTCGTCAAAAGGAACTTGGATGTGCTTCTCGACTTGATGATTAAATCACTTACATCTTGTCAATTTCCATCAAAACGTTATCGACTTCAATGTTTATATTACTTAATTGTGTATATTTCAAAG GATTCATTCGAACAAAGGAAGAGGGACATTGTTAGCTCCTTTCTCACAGAAATATTGCTAGCTTTAAAGGAG GCCAATAAGAAAACAAGAAATAGAGCTTATGATTTGCTTGTCGAAATTGGTCATGCTTGTGAAAATGGAAACAATGGCGGAAGCAGACAAAAATTGCAACAACTTTTTAGTATG GTTGCTGGAGGTCTTGCCGGCGAAACCCCTCATATGATTAGTGCTGCAATAAAAGGGTTAGCTCGCTTGACCTATGAGTTTTCAGATCTCATTGGTTTAGCTTACAACTTACTTCCATCAGCATTTCTCCTCCTGCAAAGGAAGAACCGTGAAATTGTAAAA GCTAATTTAGGTTTTATAAAAGTTCTGGTGGCCAAATCCAAAGCTGAAGGGTTGCAAGAGCACCTAAGGGACATGGTCGAGGGATTGTTCAAGTGGCAAGATGATACGAAGAATCACTTTAAAGCCAAG ATCAAGTTACTTCTTGAACTGCTGATAAGGAAATGTGGTTTGGATGCTGTGAAAGCGGTTATGCCTGAAGAACATATGAAACTGCTAACCAACATAAGGAAG ATTAAGGACCGAAAAGAACGGAAGACCAAATCTTCAGACGATGGAGAGTCACTTACAGCAAGAACAAGTATCTCAAG GCAGAGTAGATGGAATCATACTCGTATTTTCTCTGATTTTGGAGATGAAGATGGGAGCGACGAAGGTGATGCTGAACTTGGGATGGCCAAATCCGTTAATTCTTCTTATCGGGGTTCAAAAGCTTTTTCATCTAG GTCTACGCGAAAGCGTAAGACAGCAAAAAGCTTAGCTGAAGAGTTGATCGACCAATCTGATGGTGATCCACTAGACTTGCTAGACCCTAAAACAATGAGAACAGCGCTCCAATCCTCGTCACATACCAAAAGGAATAGATCATCTCTTGATGAGCCAGAGATAGACCCCGAGGGCCGTCTAATTGTGCGTGAGGAAGGCAGCAGAcctagaaaggaaaagagctTCTCTTCTGATCAGGACTTGGATACAAAAAGCTTCTTGGGAAGCCGTTCTCTCGTGAGCACTTCAACAAGAGGACAGAAGCGTAGGAAAACAGCTGAATCTGGGTGGTCGTACACGGGCAAAGAGTATACCAGTAAGAGAGCCAGCGGGGACCTAAAGAAGAAGGATAAGTTAGAGCCTTACGCTTATTGGCCGCTTGATCGGAAACTGCTTAACCGCCGGGCGGAGCGAAAAGCATCTGCTCGGAAGGGCATGGCGAGCGTTATGAAGAAGTTCACGAAGAAGCTTGAAGGGACAAGTGCTACTGGTGCACTTTCCGTCAAGGAGATGAAGGTAAGAAAGAAAGTAAAGGGAAGCAACAAAAGAAAGTAA
- the LOC109728695 gene encoding RRP12-like protein isoform X2 — translation MDVDMDTRRSQTPEETADTFEDLAGADDDDLGSAVLVRHQSSPREDHQHLCAAVGAMAQTLKDQRIPLTPVAYFGATAASLDRLSRDPSAAAASDPVTTALLTFLSSVLPRVSAAVLRSKGPSVAESVVRILGFRSLPDGGVKSGLKCIAHLIAFGDKSNWSRLSPYYGVLLGFVTDHRPKVRKQSHASLRDVLQSFQKSAVLVPASEVITETFERFLLLAGGSSSSKTAASEEGPRGALEILHILNALKDCLPLMATKSVNMILGYFKRLLELHQPIVTKSILEILQSLCNYPTSEGNPELLLDLLCSLAVSASEENSADEMASIARLLHVGMKKVYYLNKQICTLKLPVIFTALGDILASGHEEAVFAAMEALKGLMHSCIDKSLVEHGISQIKARLQGLRAAPTVIEKICAILESFLGFQYNDVWDLSFHVLSSGFDILGEASCYLMANALKSLADIEKLPDEDFPYRKQLHECIGSAIGAMGPKEFLNVLHVQNISDANVWILPLLKQYTVGASLSFFVKEILKMISCIQENIPKLVEEDKLFSAKRAEGYIYSLWSLLPSFCNYACDTASSFGDLQNVLCDTLRNEPSLHGVVCSSLQILIQQNKGILSETKQKDTEPEDELSKHVSRAKSYYTKELAEGNLKAIRASSSKFLKVLYSIFLETSKDNGGSLQSTINEIASIADNKVIKKFFVDTMKELLEATQEAIKSKQIDDSSSKQIDDSSSMQIDALSSSKIMRRALLLDFAVSLLPGLGVKEIDLLFSAIKPAIEDEGLIQKKAYKILSVILKDSDQFVKRNLDVLLDLMIKSLTSCQFPSKRYRLQCLYYLIVYISKDSFEQRKRDIVSSFLTEILLALKEVAGGLAGETPHMISAAIKGLARLTYEFSDLIGLAYNLLPSAFLLLQRKNREIVKANLGFIKVLVAKSKAEGLQEHLRDMVEGLFKWQDDTKNHFKAKIKLLLELLIRKCGLDAVKAVMPEEHMKLLTNIRKIKDRKERKTKSSDDGESLTARTSISRQSRWNHTRIFSDFGDEDGSDEGDAELGMAKSVNSSYRGSKAFSSRSTRKRKTAKSLAEELIDQSDGDPLDLLDPKTMRTALQSSSHTKRNRSSLDEPEIDPEGRLIVREEGSRPRKEKSFSSDQDLDTKSFLGSRSLVSTSTRGQKRRKTAESGWSYTGKEYTSKRASGDLKKKDKLEPYAYWPLDRKLLNRRAERKASARKGMASVMKKFTKKLEGTSATGALSVKEMKVRKKVKGSNKRK, via the exons ATGGACGTGGACATGGATACACGGAGATCCCAAACCCCCGAGGAGACGGCCGACACCTTCGAAGacctcgccggcgccgacgacgacgacctcGGCTCCGCCGTCCTCGTCCGCCACCAGAGCTCCCCGCGCGAGGACCACCAGCATCTCTGCGCCGCCGTGGGCGCCATGGCCCAAACCCTAAAGGACCAGAGGATCCCCCTCACCCCCGTCGCCTACTtcggcgccaccgccgcctccctcgACCGCCTCTCCCGcgacccctccgccgccgccgcctcggatCCCGTCACCACCGCCCTCCTCACCTTCCTCTCCTCCGTGCTCCCCAGGGTCTCCGCTGCTGTGTTGAGGAGCAAGGGGCCCTCGGTTGCCGAATCCGTGGTCCGGATTTTAGGGTTCCGGTCGCTGCCGGATGGCGGCGTGAAGAGTGGATTGAAGTGCATTGCTCATTTGATCGCGTTTGGGGATAAGTCGAATTGGTCGAGGTTATCCCCTTATTATGGAGTACTTCTTGGCTTCGTGACGGATCACCGGCCGAAG GTGAGAAAGCAGAGTCATGCATCTCTGCGGGATGTTCTTCAGAGTTTCCAAAAGTCAGCAGTTTTGGTACCAGCAAGTGAAGTGATCACTGAAACTTTTGAGCGATTTCTTTTACTTGCTGGTGGGTCAAGTTCTTCAAAAACAGCTGCATCAGAAGAAGGGCCTAGGGGGGCTTTGGAAATCTTGCATATTCTGAATGCCCTCAAGGATTGCCTTCCTCTTATGGCGACAAAATCAGTCAACATGATCTTGGGATACTTTAAACGGCTGTTGGAGTTGCATCAGCCCATTGTGACAAAAAGCATATTGGAGATTTTGCAGTCTCTTTGTAACTATCCAACATCAGAGGGTAATCCTGAATTGCTGTTAGATCTATTATGCTCTTTGGCAGTATCTGCCTCTGAGGAAAATTCGGCAGATGAGATGGCATCAATAGCACGTTTGTTGCATGTCGGTATGAAAAAAGTTTACTACCTGAACAAGCAAATATGCACTTTGAAGCTCCCAGTTATATTCACCGCTCTTGGAG aCATATTGGCAAGTGGGCATGAGGAAGCTGTGTTTGCTGCTATGGAGGCTTTGAAGGGTCTGATGCATTCTTGCATTGACAAAAGCTTGGTTGAGCATGGAATTAGCCAAATCAAGGCTAGACTACAAGGGTTAAGGGCTGCACCCACCGTTATTGAAAAGATTTGTGCTATCCTTGAAAGCTTCCTCGGTTTTCAGTATAATGATGTTTGGGACTTATCATTTCATGTTCTTTCCTCAGGGTTTGATATTCTAG GAGAAGCTTCATGCTATCTAATGGCCAATGCACTGAAGAGCCTTGCAGATATAGAAAAATTACCCGATGAAGATTTTCCTTACAGAAAGCAG CTTCATGAATGTATTGGGTCAGCCATTGGTGCTATGGGACCTAAGGAATTTTTAAATGTTTTACATGTACAAAATATATCGGACGCCAATGTATGGATTCTACCTTTACTAAAGCAATATACTGTTGGTGCCAGTTTAAGCTTTTTCGTGAAAGAGATTTTAAAAATGATTAGCTGCATTCAGGAGAACATTCCTAAG CTTGTTGAGGAGGATAAACTCTTCTCAGCTAAGAGGGCAGAAGGTTACATATATTCACTGTGGTCCTTATTGCCTTCTTTCTGCAACTATGCTTGTGATACTGCAAGTAGCTTTGGAGATCTTCAAAATGTATTATGTGATACACTCCGTAATGAGCCCAGCTTGCATGGGGTAGTGTGCTCCAGTCTTCAG ATTCTAATTCAACAGAACAAGGGCATACTCTCTGAAACAAAGCAAAAGGACACAGAGCCTGAGGATGAATTAAGCAAGCATGTGAGTAGAGCTAAGTCCTACTATACCAAAGAGTTGGCAGAGGGAAATTTAAAAGCCATACGAGCTTCTTCTTCAAAGTTTTTGAAAGTCTTATACTCTATATTCTTGGAAACTTCAAAAGACAATGGTGGAAGCTTGCAG TCCACCATCAATGAGATTGCTTCGATAGCAGACAACAAGGTAATCAAGAAATTCTTCGTGGATACCATGAAAGAACTATTGGAGGCGACTCAGGAAGCAATAAAGTCAAAGCAGATTGATGATTCCAGTTCAAAGCAGATTGATGATTCCAGTTCAATGCAAATTGACGCTTTGTCCAGCTCGAAAATTATGAGGAG GGCCCTCTTATTGGACTTTGCAGTTTCGCTTCTGCCTGGGCTGGGTGTAAAGGAGATTGATTTATTATTCAGTGCTATTAAACCAGCAATTGAG GACGAAGGTTTAATTCAGAAAAAAGCATACAAAATTCTTTCAGTTATACTCAAG GATTCTGATCAATTCGTCAAAAGGAACTTGGATGTGCTTCTCGACTTGATGATTAAATCACTTACATCTTGTCAATTTCCATCAAAACGTTATCGACTTCAATGTTTATATTACTTAATTGTGTATATTTCAAAG GATTCATTCGAACAAAGGAAGAGGGACATTGTTAGCTCCTTTCTCACAGAAATATTGCTAGCTTTAAAGGAG GTTGCTGGAGGTCTTGCCGGCGAAACCCCTCATATGATTAGTGCTGCAATAAAAGGGTTAGCTCGCTTGACCTATGAGTTTTCAGATCTCATTGGTTTAGCTTACAACTTACTTCCATCAGCATTTCTCCTCCTGCAAAGGAAGAACCGTGAAATTGTAAAA GCTAATTTAGGTTTTATAAAAGTTCTGGTGGCCAAATCCAAAGCTGAAGGGTTGCAAGAGCACCTAAGGGACATGGTCGAGGGATTGTTCAAGTGGCAAGATGATACGAAGAATCACTTTAAAGCCAAG ATCAAGTTACTTCTTGAACTGCTGATAAGGAAATGTGGTTTGGATGCTGTGAAAGCGGTTATGCCTGAAGAACATATGAAACTGCTAACCAACATAAGGAAG ATTAAGGACCGAAAAGAACGGAAGACCAAATCTTCAGACGATGGAGAGTCACTTACAGCAAGAACAAGTATCTCAAG GCAGAGTAGATGGAATCATACTCGTATTTTCTCTGATTTTGGAGATGAAGATGGGAGCGACGAAGGTGATGCTGAACTTGGGATGGCCAAATCCGTTAATTCTTCTTATCGGGGTTCAAAAGCTTTTTCATCTAG GTCTACGCGAAAGCGTAAGACAGCAAAAAGCTTAGCTGAAGAGTTGATCGACCAATCTGATGGTGATCCACTAGACTTGCTAGACCCTAAAACAATGAGAACAGCGCTCCAATCCTCGTCACATACCAAAAGGAATAGATCATCTCTTGATGAGCCAGAGATAGACCCCGAGGGCCGTCTAATTGTGCGTGAGGAAGGCAGCAGAcctagaaaggaaaagagctTCTCTTCTGATCAGGACTTGGATACAAAAAGCTTCTTGGGAAGCCGTTCTCTCGTGAGCACTTCAACAAGAGGACAGAAGCGTAGGAAAACAGCTGAATCTGGGTGGTCGTACACGGGCAAAGAGTATACCAGTAAGAGAGCCAGCGGGGACCTAAAGAAGAAGGATAAGTTAGAGCCTTACGCTTATTGGCCGCTTGATCGGAAACTGCTTAACCGCCGGGCGGAGCGAAAAGCATCTGCTCGGAAGGGCATGGCGAGCGTTATGAAGAAGTTCACGAAGAAGCTTGAAGGGACAAGTGCTACTGGTGCACTTTCCGTCAAGGAGATGAAGGTAAGAAAGAAAGTAAAGGGAAGCAACAAAAGAAAGTAA